Within the Periophthalmus magnuspinnatus isolate fPerMag1 chromosome 7, fPerMag1.2.pri, whole genome shotgun sequence genome, the region tgtttaaagagtgcgagagagagtttttaaaggtgcaaacgagcgggtgagagagttgcagattgggtgattatttatgttttgatttgtgtgattttaatgtctttcttattctgtaaagcactttgaattaccttgtgtacgaattatgctatacaaataaacttgccttgccataaatgcaaactgtggaacattccaggaaaagcaactacatctccatagagacgagcaggcTGCGAACCATCCaccaaaaagttgcatattgcacctttaagatcAGCTTATAGGGTTTGGTGTgtatttaaaggtccgatattacgctgttttctaatatttcctcaacacaaacagacctggagttgtgttttgtttcattgacacatgtttaacacacaaaacctgaagatttagactgagtttttttttaaactgaaaacactctattccaccttgtgatgtcatgtggcaatacaggaagtgctccgtacACCTtacctagaatcatttggatgatttcagccctggaattatcaATGTGTACTGAACAAATGTAAAAGGTGGATGTTAActtaaaaataccacttcaaagtgttactcaaacatgtgtgattgaaacaaaacacaactccaggtctgtttttgaggaggcaactgCTTTATGACATGGCTTGTATTCATTATCActcatgtatgtatttatttttacagtgcaccTTATCCAAAAGTCCCTGTCTCATCAGAATCCAGTGATGATTGAGCAGATTCTGGTGAAGTACCGAAGCGGTGTGTGTGTTTCCGTGGGCtacgacctttgacctccactTGGCCCCAGCCTCTTCCTGGTATTGTTAAGTTCGGGTCATCTTTCCTTTCTCCCCTTTGGCCTGTCCTGACGGTGCACTGGTGCAAATGTAATAAAGATAAGAACTGCTCATCACCAGCACAGCACTCACAAAGTAAACACACCAGCCACACGCTCTGCAAAAGTActtcaaaagtatcaaaaatcagatactaatcaatactaaaactagaattgAAACTTAATATCAGaaccaagtttgaaatttttgtatcgtgacaacactactatgAGTGCACAGTttagaaaaatatgtaattgtggagacacagggagggcatctgacacatagggacatttcagaacatgtttattacCTCAAAACCACTGCCTCTGATTTGATTATTgtgaaaattcaaaattgtggttggttatatttgtgttatttctgttacttttatttttatgcagGGACAATTTGGCAGTGGGTCTTAAATTCACACTCACAAGCCAAAACGTCTTAAATCAAGactaatattttaaagtaaatttaacctgatatttttaaactttcgatgtcactttttgtttttaaatattcaacttaaaggacccatattgcgttactctctgatctgtgttctaatgttgtttcctcatcaaaaacaggcctggagttgttttgtttcattcacatgtttaacacacaaaccctgtatatttaggctgagttcttccctcaaacagaaaacactctgtttcaccttgtgatgtcatgtggtaatacaggaagtgctccgtacaccttcactagaatcatttggatcatttcagaccaggaattaccaatctctattgaactaaaagtaaaaggagctgttaacttgaaaactaccactttacgacatcacaaggaggcacagagcattttgagctttggagatgtaacagaataataataaagtgttaatcaaacatgtgtgaatgaaacaaaacacaactccaggtttgtttttgatgaggtaacagcattataacatgactcacaagagtcaattttgcagaatatggGACATAACTTAGTTCTAgagaagtactttttacagtgttGGCAAGATAAAATGATGAATTTTGCTTGAATTAGTTTTAacttattcaaattaattaTAGAGTTGTATTACTTCAAGTgcaaaaaagcataaaaagaataCACTGAAACCACTcagataaaactgaaactgaaaaccaGGTAATTTCAAACCAAAATTCACTCCCAGAATGTTGCATAActgaatttttttaatttgcgATTATGAACAGAGTTGAAACAGTAAGATAAGTTTGAATACACAGCTCTTATCAGTTACTAgacatgcttttgtttattcctggtgtGCCTGTCCTCTTCCTATGGACCGGTCCTGGGGGAGGCAAGGATCCAGgaaacaaaattgtgaaatatttcCGGCTTCAACTTCGAACAGGATCCAAGAAAACAGGAAGACGTAAATTTATGAGATGTCAAGTTAAAGGtgagctatgtaacttttctggttgaaggTCTCCATGGCAATGCTATAGTGCTCAGTTTGAAAATCGTTAGTGCAAAGTGTCCATAAAGATGCATTAACCAAAATaatgaatacttttgaatgaacgatgattttagttttttgcttcttaaaatctcaattgtTTTCACATCAGGCCAAATGAAAATTCTCTGATATGTTACGACACAATTCCAAGCACGATTTTCTTtacccggaatgttccacagtatggcattcagtATTTATCTAAAGCAGCACCATGCAAGTTTTCTACCACTCGAATGTCGCTATGGAGttaaaccatagactataaagaagtggagtgagtgagtgtgatgacacccacagtgttcagcttcagtcagatgaagctcatccaggttagagcagttacagcggccaatttgaagcagagttccatatGTCGAATTCCGGCCACAAGTATCTTGgtatcaaagagccaatctggagtgaagctgttgaaggtaacaccccttcctgctgGTTTAGAATTGAGTGGgtacttagcaacactgtcaatcaaacctgttgctaacgcagcaggagtgacctcagggaaagaaggcgcctgatttttctgttattaatgtttagatCTTGATTTACTGCCACAATAGCCAAATGAAAATACTATGATCATTCAgattcaaaatgacaagtctgacagcagcagctacagagtgAGGGGTGaagatttttcaatgtaaagtgaattggagccagagtcgatggagccaggaGCCCATGCTCACTCCTTATTTGGACCGTGGAGGCTAGTGCTTTaactacatccatttatatatgtagTCTATTAGTTACACCCAATGGAGTTTTATTCCAAAGCACAAATATGCATGCATTTAACGccaaactctggaacattccagacaaagcaatggcACTGTCATGGAGACGAGGCCTTTAAAGAAAAATGTACAAGCCCAAGTTGACAAATTCTGAAATATAAATTCCCATTGTGGTTTcataaaactaattaaaagaaaaaaaaaaaaaaaactttttaaaaaagcaataattttaaaggtgcactatgtaacctttctattGGAGGATCTGCCGCcggcttgtgtccatggagatgttattgctttacctaaaatgtttcacaataaGTCACGGAACATAtctactccatggagacaagcaaatgctgctatcaagccaagttacaggccagatctgtgaaaaggtggCATTGCTCACAGCAAAACTGAACAATGAAAGagctgtaattaaataaatacaagatggatGTTAAAGGCACATTTCAGAGCAAGattctctgtctctgccctaCAACTCGATCACTTGGGGCTTTGCTTTACTTACATCAGATCGAACGCTCCCTCATGGACAAATCAATGGTGAAGCCAGTTCCCATATTAAATTATATCAAAtgtgtatttcacatttatgtgttttatctGCTCTCTTCACCAGTCACAGGTAAAAGAGGAGGTTTAGTGTCACTAGATGTTTACCAGACACACACAAGTCCAGAAATCACAAATGAGAgtgtgttagctgttagcttagATGCCACTGTTACATGCTAATTATGATCCATAAAAAAAGACATCAAAAGGTTTACACACTCAACCCTTTAAAAGAACCTTTGACCTAAATGTGGCCGATGGGTTGGTACCAGCCGACTCCCTCtggattattcataatttgtgatttttacagactaatgctaacagctataGGAAAAAAATACAGGGAACTGGCTCTGATGTTCCAAAATCTTTCAGGACTAGCCAAGTAGATGATAACATGAGGATCAGTCGCCACATCTACTAACTATATATcctaacagaaaagttacatagcgcagcTTTAAAATGCTGAATTCAAGTTGCCATGATTCACGATCttcatatttttgcagtgtggTTGACGCATTTTGACAGTCTCCAGTTCATTTGCATCCAATCACAAAACTTGCTtgatatttttctattttatggCGGAAcgtttagcagttaccatggtaacacaatgcacacattagtaaaCGCTACCaaagatcatctgaaaactctagaaaaaaatacaaaatgggttTAAACAGCATTTTCCAGAGGCTGTGATTAATACGAGCGTTCGTggttctgtttaggagtttgattttcaacaaaaagttgagtgtgactaactgaaaaacatttggctaatgttagctagcttgtgTCTGAAATTtaatttgagagggacttatttaacagcacaaagtAGCTcaactgttgtagttccagctatgTCAGTTCTTTAGAGTCGAATTATGCTAAAACagagctcagattaaagtctaacttgagtaacttcagacagagcagtgctttcaATTAGCATCACctcccagagaatgttgatgacatcaaaaTATATCAACACATTTATGAGGACACGTCGGACTGGCTGGTGCTGGCATCGCTGATCTTGCGCTGCTTCCGTCCTCCCTCCGTACCTCCTGCTCCGTTGGGCTGCGTTGGCGCGGTTCCCACCTGTGCTTCCATATTCCAGTCTTTCGGGATGTAACTCACCACTCTGGTGATGAGGTTACTGCGGAAACTCTTGCTCAGAAAGTTGTAGAGGATCGGATTGGCCACACAATGGAATAGAGAAAAGCACTGGACGATGCTGTACATGAAGTACATGACTTCTACAGTGTTACAGCTGAAGATGAATGGGTTTATGTCATCGatcaacagtaaaaacaagATCAGATGAAAGGGGAACCAACACAGGACAAAAACCAAAGAGTACACGTGCACCAGCCACACGTCTCTCTTTTCCTGGACTTCAGGAGCATTGCGTACTGCCTTGGCAAGGAGATAGTTACATGTGATGATGACCGCTCCGGgaatgaaaaactgaaaaattaaaGAAATTATGGTCGTACTGATAAACCACTCAACGAAGTTGTGTTCTGGAAGCATGTAGCATCCCGGCTCATCCCATTCCAGGAGGTCTACGTGTACGTTCTCCAAGAGTGCAAGGAACAAGGAAAACAACCAGACCACAGCACAAAGCCACCAACGGCGTCGTCCAGTAACTGGGAACAGCGCAGGGAATGTTGGCTTGGTTAGCGTTAAGTAACGTTCTAGCGTCATTAGCGCAAGGAAAAATGTGCTACTGTATAAATTCACTGCATAGATGAGATTAGTGACTTTGCAGAGGAATCGGCCCCAAAGCCAAACTTGGTTGATGGTAACTTCCAGCATGTAGAAAGGTAGAATGGAGATAACCATCATGTCAGACATGCTAACGTTTAGCAGGCAGAATAGCACGCCGTTAGCAGAGTGACGTCTGCGCCAGTTGATCCACAGCACGAGCAGGTTCTCCAAGAGGCCAGCAATGAAAAtgaagagatagaggaggaagagggcgaTCCGGCGGTAGTCTGTGTCCAGTTCTATGGTGCACTCATAAATGAACCAGGGCGTTCCGTTGTAGAAGTCCAGAGAGTGGTTATGCTCGTGGGACTCCATGGTGCTGAgaaaagaaatattaaaaactgCATTAGTGTCGACAAAATCAATATACAGAAGCTAAATGATACTTGTGTCACTTTCATGTGGTGTCAGCCGAATAAACTGTAAACGGGCGGTGCTGGGGAGGGGGCTTGAGGAGGCACTAGTCTCCCCTAGAATGGCCAATGCTCCATAGCTCTCCTAAAAATGTTTGCCCCAATTTCATAGCACATCCAGTTTCAACTAAAAATGCAAATTGAAAATGTTCACAATCAGATAAACACCATCCATAAAAGACTCTAAATTAACATATTGAgtgcaccatagactgtataaagaagtggactaagtgagtgtgacatgaCCTATACCGCTCATGAAGCTCATCAGGGCAGTTacggggtgaatttggagccgagttttgtatttggaattctggacgcgagtatcatagtagccaaagagccagtctggagtaaagttgttgaaggtaacagccCTTCTCTTAGCAaggctgttaatcaaacctgttgctaacactagcaacagctacctcagggaaagaaggcagctagTTTGTCtcctattaatgttcataccttgagttatggacacaatagcaaaataaaaacaccaggatcatgttgagCCAGCTAATATgaatttaagatcaaaatgacgagcctgacagcagcagttacagagagaggagccacagttttccaatgtaaagtggagccagagtcgatggggCCAGAAGCAAAGTTTATGatgacttcctatttggaatgcagtttGTGGTGTGTACCACCATTGAAGAACATAGCCCCTCCATAGCTTCTCTAACCAAAACTATCTAACACCACGCCTGACTGTAAATACGACTTTCCGAGCGAAAGTtgccagtggtggaacatatcCATCCGGAGCCAGGTCACGGTGCCAGCAGTcttagcagggactcccagactttcgtcatcccagacatgtcctccagcttctccagtgggaccccaagacgttcccaggctagccgagagacatagtcaaCAGtacacagattaacaaaccctccagccctgctgccattagaactaatttccaccaATTAAGTTTGCAGTATGCTTTAATGACAAGATttagggcattaaaaatgccatcaattccacaatgcaaataacacctcagcagccacctagacacttagagctgactcacttttcacctgtaactgataaaactgtacaagagattgtcaccagtctgagttcatctacatgctgcctcgatgtgttacccactaggtttctaaagtctgtgctcaagagtttgctatcaccactcactcacatagttaacatgtcacttcaatctggaacattcccaagaacTTTGAAAACTGCTGTTATCAAACCTCTCCacaagaagagcagtcttgatgccacaatactgaacaattaccgaccaatctcaaatctgccatttttaggcaaagtcctcaaaaaagTTGTtcaccaacagcttattaactttctccaaatgaacaactcctttgatgttttccagtcaggttttagaccccaccactgtgcttgaacactgatgcaggcaaagtctcagtcttgatcctgttaggtctgagtgctgcttttgactctGTCAATCATGGGATaaagagactagaggactgggagggcatctctgaTACTGAGTAcattgttgaaattggaaaatgtgtctcagataaaatgtccctgacctgtggggtgccccaggggtcaatcctgggacccctgctgttcaatctctacatgctgctgttagaacagttaatacacagcaataatgtgtcctaccgcaactatgcagatgacactcagatctatgtctcactgcagcaggtgaatatggaccagtggatttactctgccactgcatccaacagatcagtgtgtggatgtgaaacaactttctccagctaaactcagactagACTGatgtcatcatctttggcccacagaaacatagagaaagtgtcagcagtcacctccagtctctctctctaaaaccttcaaatcaggatagaaatctaggggtaacaatggactcagacttgaactttaacagtcacatcaaatcaataacatctgcagctttttaccatctgaaaacatttcaaaaatcaaaggtaaactgtcaaaaccagacttggagagacttatccatgcatttgtctccagtaggttagtctactgtaacgtcctgctcactggcctctccaaacaagcgttaagacaactgcagtacatccagaacactgctgctcgggttctgactaaaaccaggacgtacgagcacataagtcctgtgctcaggtctctgcactggttcctgtggctcaaagaatagactttaaagcagctctgcttgtgtataagtctctgcATGGTCTagcaaagtacatctctgacatgttagtgccatatgaaccatctcacactctgaggacttcagcctcctgctggtgcccagagtcaggactaaaccaggaacaatcttcctgaaaatgtgagacaggctgtgacaatgtttaaatccaggctctaaacagttctgtttagctgtgcatatgactgaaaggtttttattctgcacttctctcttttaatgttaattttatgatgattatgtgattatttatgttttgatttgttgtattgtgattttaatgtctttcttattctgtaaagcactttgagttactttgtgtacgacttgtgctatataaataaacttgccttgcctccaggtgtcactgtcccACAcaggcgttgaagtcccccagtagaaAGATGGACTCCCCGATCTCTTGGTATTTGTACTTCATAGATTATAAAGTGTattcttttaacttttacttcattacatttgaagctttattagatctcaaaatctaaaAGTACTttagtactgttacttgagtaatttttttcatgtaatacttttacttgagtgtttttttgtttttgtttttttgtttgtttttgctccggtatctgtactgttTGCTGTTTGCTCAAGTCAGAGAAATGTGAGTTCTGGAGGCAGCACAAACGTCCCGAGCTGTGACAGCCAGGAGTTTGATCAAAATAAAGTTTACAACAAACAAGACGGATTGAAAGACATTTTAGTGAACATTAAGTTTGGGGATAACTGCTGTAGGCAACAGTGTGTGTCCAAATGTCACAGATACAGAATGTGTTatcacaggtcagaggtcagaggtcagaggtcatgcaGGTCAAGTGAACAAGCACTGACCTCAAAGAAATCTCCCATCCAAAGCACCTGACATGCACATGAACACAGCATAAAACTACTGAATGAAACTAGATCAAGTATGAACTGGTCAAAAACATACACTACtggtcaaaggtttggacacaaattctcattcagtgttttttgtttttaagaaatattaaatcaaaataaataattttaatcttttagatttaaatttcTCAAAATAGTCAccctaaaactagtatcaaaattacATACTCAttagagcaggtatcgatactaaagtcACAGGACAGGAAAGGTACGGCAGAGTATAAAGatcactttaaaaatataaattatgtgGCACTACAAGAACAAAGTCGTAACATTTCTACCTTTAAATCGTAATtgtacgagaataaagtcatagtcaAAGTAAAGATGTTTCTTTATCCAGATTTAGGGGCTTTGAGGGGCtcaccaccacaaccacaatACAAAAGAATGGAGCTTATTTGAGTTAAAAGCTGAAATTAAAAAATCTATGTAAGATGGACGTACAGAGATTAGGTTACATTATAATCGGTGCGTAAAACTGGGGCTGCCCAGTGCACACGGCGCCATAGGCCCCATAACGAGGGGCTGAAGTTATCCACAATGAGCACAACGAACGGTAAATGTGCAAAGGGCCCACATTTAGAACAGTAGAGAAGCTAATCTGAGCGGAGTATGGATAAAGGTCACACTGAGACTCCTCCACGTGTTTGTGGCTCGGAGCATCGCCTGTGCCCTGCCCGATGAACCCCAGGGGGCGCAACACTCTGCAGGCTTTTTCCAAGCAGGAGTCCGGTCACTCCACTGGGAGAAAATGTAGCTAATAACCTAATAACTTACACACATATGGAACCTCCTTTATGCACATTTATGTAAGCTTTAACTCACCTAAGCACCAGTCTTTTGCAGTCTGTGTTTGCTTTGATTTGGTGTCAAGCTGCAAGTCATTAAATGTCAATTACATTTTTGGTAAAATTTGGACTTTTCAGGCTACCTCTTTATTCTCGTTGAATTACAActttaatatcaaaatattaCGACTGTGTAATGTccgtaattttttttttttttttttttttttaagtgacctTTATACTCTGCCGTAgtaatgaacctttcctgaatatcttaaGACTGATCTtgtgctgtatcagaacaagtataagacacatagactagtgtacacccatggatcacACATGGGAGTAGAACATaaaatactaccatttaatgtcgAAAATTGTCTGTTGtataaagaaagagttttttattatcattgtggtatcggaattggtattaagtatcgagtctattcgtcagtatcgaaatcaagtttgaagcCTTGTCAGGGTTCACTGGTGGACTATGGCTGTTTTGAAGAATCTAAACTATAAAACAAACTTTGgtgcattattcactcactcTTCCCAGTCTCTCTGTGGGCCCCTTGCCTGGCTAagtctagtttttgtttttccttgagtGATGCAGAAACACTGacactgtctgtgtgaatggtcatgcAGCCCTCTGTATAATTTGTACACAGGATCTGGTCACCCCTCCCTCCACCACACCTGCCACACTGACTAAATCAACTGGCTAATTTGGTTAGGTGAAAAAAGGCTTGCTTTGTGGGAAGCTTTGAACAAATGTGATATTGTTTAAGGTCCCTTATTCAGAACAAACAATACATACATGGCCACTATGTTTTTTTCCTATTCtgttgcaatattttttttcaggtattaaagtaaagttttccccagtacagatatattgtaaaagtatttGCCTGCTCtctgaaagtgcttataaagtcattatGGTGAACAATTAGGATGCAGCAAGCCacttaaaatgaacaagttatgtttttcatgtgttaAAAATAGTAGCCTTTAAATTAGGGACAACGCATTTACGTGGTTTAACTAGTGCCTGGTTTTgctcttggtttggtcctggtttagttctggtttagtcctagatctggacctggtttagtcccgggttccAAGCTGTTTAACTTCTGgttgaatcctggtttagtcctggtttaatcattggtttggacctgatttagtcACTAGTtctgccctggtttagtcctggtttagtcctggtttagtcctggtttagtcctggtttagtcctggtttagtcctggtttagtcctggtttagtcctggtttagttctggtttagttctggtgtagttcaTGTACATTGGAGAAATGCAGTAGTTAGTTGATTTCTGGGGTGAGAAAACCACAACACAAAGTTATCCACATCCCCCCTACCTGCACCTGCACCTGTGGACTGCACCTGTCAGTTTTACCTGGGACAGACTCACCTTGTGTCTGAGGCACTGGTGAAGCCGAAGTTCGAGCTCTGACAGAAGCAGCAGACGATCAGAGAGGAGCCTTTTCCAACCGAGGATCTGAGTGAAAGAGTCCTCCCAAAGAGAAACAACACAGAGTAATGACAGGACAtcctcagagagagagagagagggaggaaggggaagagagggacagagatagagaaagagcgagagagtgaaaaaaatgagagaaagaggagagacactgtgacttttaacaacacatttattataaGGGAACTAAACTCATGCAAAATTCAATCACACAGTTAGTCCTGCAGAGTAACATGGGATTACTGGGACCAgagcaaactgttgttgtgtcattgagcaagacacctcacTCGCCCTTGTCTCCACTGTTGAAGTACACTGAAGGTGAATGGGAAACAACGAAAGGGAATCAGCCGGTGTATTTACCACATGCAACCATCATATCAAAAGCTGATCTCACCTggtctctgaagctaagcagggcagGGCCTGGTCACTGGGATGGGAGACTGCAGGGAATCccaggtgccacaggggggcagCAGTCGCTCTAGTGTCTTTAGGTTAGTGGATCTCAAAGTGGGGACCTCTGTAGTATTCAAGTAATGATCAATGTTACCACAACAACACAGTTTCTCAtgatatacaatacaatatataagAACTACAGCAATGAAATAAGAACCATGACTTaaggtgtctgtgtaatccctcactcgtccaggtgtgatccatcaccaaagaaaattcaaaagttttagagtgacaagacatttggctgctcatccaacccacttcttcagttctggtcagattactggtggacactgcaatgtcctctgaaaggaggagctaactacactgaagctaacacacctgtttgtttacagtgtttgttggctaggtctaatgagctacactaagtgtgaactgtgcctaaGTCATACTTTGCACAATCATttaggcccctaatgggtgcgctcacacctattagcatactggctaatCCTcagaactaaaaaaataaaaataaataaatagtgataGCCAATAttctaataggtgtgagagcacctaTTATGGgcataataaacaaacagaacagaaactgaacaaacagatgtgttagtttcagtgtaagtAGTGAGtaagagagtgagtgagagtgagtgagaaagtgagagagtgagtgagagagtgagtgagtgaatgagtgagcgagagagagagagaaaatgagtgAGTGAgacagtgagtgagtgagactGACTGAATGAGAAAGCGGTTGGTTGATGTTAGTCACTTTAACTAATGACCAGAAGTAAAAAATCTCCTgtatcaggacacagaacacagttTGTTTTGGCTCTAGTTTCTGATGAGGAATGCAAACTTGTGTCACTGTAGAAAGTCAGCATTTTaaatctcctccctcctttcaccctcatctcctcctctaccctcccttcctctcctcttctctcctcctctaccc harbors:
- the LOC117373802 gene encoding G-protein coupled receptor 182-like is translated as MESHEHNHSLDFYNGTPWFIYECTIELDTDYRRIALFLLYLFIFIAGLLENLLVLWINWRRRHSANGVLFCLLNVSMSDMMVISILPFYMLEVTINQVWLWGRFLCKVTNLIYAVNLYSSTFFLALMTLERYLTLTKPTFPALFPVTGRRRWWLCAVVWLFSLFLALLENVHVDLLEWDEPGCYMLPEHNFVEWFISTTIISLIFQFFIPGAVIITCNYLLAKAVRNAPEVQEKRDVWLVHVYSLVFVLCWFPFHLILFLLLIDDINPFIFSCNTVEVMYFMYSIVQCFSLFHCVANPILYNFLSKSFRSNLITRVVSYIPKDWNMEAQVGTAPTQPNGAGGTEGGRKQRKISDASTSQSDVSS